A genomic region of Streptomyces sp. NBC_00247 contains the following coding sequences:
- a CDS encoding sacsin N-terminal ATP-binding-like domain-containing protein, with product MKATEGADPFGTARLRRGVLDAWGAGPARFREDANAEEDLALGGYRDRLVVELAQNAADAAGRAKTPGRLRLTLHPGGNGAPAVLAAANTGAPLDATGVESLSTLRASAKREGHETSVGRFGVGFAAVLAVSDEPAVLGRHGGVRWSLAEARVLAEGAAVGSPGLGDELRRRDGHVPLLRLPLPAEGTAPEGYDTVVVLPLRDTAAEDLVERLLDHIDDALLLTLTGLDEIVVETPSGVRTLRRSAHGPYIHVEDSAHGVNRWRTVFHHGPVEPALLADRPVEERLRPHWSVTWAVPVDEDGSPRRPGTAPVVHAPTPTDEPLGVPALLIASLPLDPTRRHPAPGPLTDFLVERAADAYAELLADWHPVSTGTLDLVPGPLGRGAVDGALRAAILQRLPRVAFLAPAVPADPAAALAPIAENWADDWAEPGAPDAVRHRDHAALRPVEAEVVEGAGAETVRVLAEVLPCLLPAGLERRTELRTLGVGRVPLTEAIDRLAGLEREPHWWRRFYDSLAGVDPDRLSGLPVPLAGAPDAPEGQPPRTTIGPRQVLLPLPDALTGPVLARLARLGLKVAHPDAAHPLLEKLGALPATPRAVLTTPQVRAAVAGSLDAGEIWDEDALDGDELVETVLTLVRDAELSPGDEPWLGALALLDEDGETAPAGELVLPGSEFAQIMREGELALCDDELTERWGEQPLTACGVLATFALVRTTDVVLDPDELEPRDGDFAEPDDAGLLDAVDVWCEDLLDQLPDTPVPPVATEIVAVRDLDLVADDAWPQALAMLSRPPLRDALTQPVRVLLPDGTTRSVRPYTAWWLRDHPVLEGRRPAGVRAAGGDPLLSGLYDAVDASGFDDAQVLRALGVRTTVEALLDEPGGAAELLGRLADEDRPVTAAQLHALYTALADLDPEHVTLPDELRAVVDGAVEVVDASDAVVADAPDVLPLAGGMPLLPVAPARAAELAELFQVRRLGETIEAEVETEGEEHEVPEPVRALLGDRTPDTYVEHEELHAGGVELDWRRAPDGTVHASTLEGVAAGLAWAAGQWPRRFEVAALLEDPSRTQELARDRWFD from the coding sequence ATGAAGGCGACCGAGGGGGCCGATCCGTTCGGGACGGCACGGCTGCGGCGCGGCGTGCTCGACGCCTGGGGTGCCGGGCCGGCCCGCTTCCGCGAGGACGCCAACGCCGAGGAGGACCTCGCCCTCGGCGGGTACCGCGACCGTCTCGTCGTGGAACTCGCGCAGAACGCCGCCGACGCCGCCGGCCGGGCCAAGACGCCCGGCCGGCTCCGCCTCACCCTGCACCCCGGGGGGAACGGCGCCCCCGCCGTGCTGGCCGCCGCCAACACCGGCGCCCCGCTCGACGCCACCGGCGTCGAATCCCTCTCCACCCTGCGCGCCTCCGCCAAGCGCGAGGGCCACGAAACCTCCGTGGGCCGCTTCGGCGTCGGCTTCGCCGCCGTGCTCGCGGTGAGCGACGAACCCGCCGTCCTCGGCCGCCACGGCGGAGTCCGCTGGTCCCTCGCCGAGGCCCGGGTCCTCGCCGAGGGCGCGGCCGTCGGCAGCCCCGGCCTCGGGGACGAACTCCGCCGCCGCGACGGCCACGTACCGCTGCTGCGCCTCCCGCTGCCCGCCGAGGGCACCGCGCCCGAGGGGTACGACACCGTCGTGGTGCTGCCGTTGCGCGACACCGCCGCCGAGGACCTGGTCGAGCGGCTGCTCGACCACATCGACGACGCACTCCTGCTCACCCTGACCGGACTCGACGAGATCGTGGTCGAAACCCCTTCCGGCGTGCGGACGTTGAGGCGCTCCGCGCACGGCCCGTACATCCACGTCGAGGACTCCGCGCACGGCGTCAACCGCTGGCGCACCGTCTTCCACCACGGGCCGGTCGAGCCCGCGCTGCTCGCCGACCGGCCGGTCGAGGAGCGGCTGCGCCCGCACTGGTCCGTCACCTGGGCCGTCCCCGTGGACGAGGACGGCTCGCCCCGCCGCCCCGGCACCGCCCCCGTGGTGCACGCCCCGACGCCCACCGACGAACCGCTCGGCGTACCCGCCCTGCTCATCGCCTCGCTGCCGCTGGACCCCACCCGCAGGCACCCCGCGCCCGGCCCGCTCACCGACTTCCTGGTGGAGCGCGCGGCCGACGCCTACGCCGAACTCCTCGCCGACTGGCACCCCGTCTCCACCGGCACCCTCGACCTCGTGCCCGGACCGCTCGGCCGGGGCGCGGTGGACGGGGCGCTGCGCGCGGCGATCCTCCAGCGGCTGCCCCGGGTCGCGTTCCTCGCGCCGGCCGTACCCGCCGACCCGGCCGCCGCGCTCGCGCCGATCGCCGAGAACTGGGCCGACGACTGGGCGGAGCCCGGCGCACCCGACGCCGTCCGGCACCGGGACCACGCGGCTCTGCGGCCCGTCGAGGCCGAGGTCGTGGAGGGCGCGGGCGCCGAGACCGTACGGGTGCTCGCCGAGGTCCTGCCGTGCCTGCTGCCCGCCGGGCTGGAGCGCCGCACCGAACTGCGCACCCTGGGCGTCGGCCGGGTGCCGCTGACCGAGGCGATCGACCGGCTCGCCGGTCTGGAGCGCGAACCCCACTGGTGGCGGCGGTTCTACGACAGCCTCGCCGGGGTCGACCCGGACCGCCTCTCCGGGTTGCCCGTCCCGCTGGCCGGGGCGCCCGACGCCCCCGAGGGGCAGCCGCCCCGCACCACGATCGGCCCGCGCCAGGTGCTGCTGCCGCTGCCCGACGCGCTGACCGGCCCGGTGCTCGCCCGCCTCGCCCGGCTCGGCCTGAAGGTCGCCCACCCGGACGCCGCGCACCCGCTGCTGGAGAAGCTCGGCGCGCTGCCCGCCACCCCGCGCGCCGTACTGACCACCCCCCAGGTGCGCGCCGCCGTCGCCGGATCGCTCGACGCCGGGGAGATCTGGGACGAGGACGCGCTCGACGGCGACGAGCTCGTGGAGACCGTCCTCACCCTGGTGCGCGACGCCGAGCTGAGCCCCGGCGACGAACCCTGGCTCGGTGCCCTCGCGCTGCTCGACGAGGACGGGGAGACCGCGCCCGCCGGTGAACTCGTGCTCCCCGGAAGTGAGTTCGCCCAGATCATGCGCGAGGGGGAACTCGCGCTCTGTGACGATGAGTTGACCGAGCGCTGGGGTGAGCAGCCGCTCACCGCCTGCGGGGTGCTCGCGACCTTCGCCCTCGTACGCACCACCGACGTGGTCCTCGACCCCGACGAACTGGAGCCCCGGGACGGCGACTTCGCCGAACCCGACGACGCCGGACTGCTGGACGCCGTGGACGTCTGGTGCGAGGACCTGCTCGACCAGCTCCCCGACACCCCGGTGCCGCCGGTGGCCACCGAGATCGTCGCCGTGCGCGATCTCGACCTCGTCGCCGACGACGCCTGGCCGCAGGCGCTCGCCATGCTCTCCCGGCCACCGCTGCGCGACGCCCTGACCCAGCCGGTCCGGGTGCTGCTCCCGGACGGTACGACCCGTTCGGTGCGCCCGTACACGGCCTGGTGGCTGCGCGACCACCCGGTGCTGGAGGGCCGCCGCCCGGCCGGGGTCCGTGCGGCGGGCGGCGACCCGCTGCTGAGCGGCCTCTACGACGCGGTGGACGCCTCCGGCTTCGACGACGCCCAGGTGCTGCGCGCGCTCGGCGTGCGCACCACGGTCGAAGCCCTGCTGGACGAGCCGGGCGGCGCCGCCGAACTGCTGGGCCGCCTCGCCGACGAGGACCGGCCGGTGACCGCCGCGCAGCTCCACGCGCTCTACACCGCGCTCGCCGACCTCGACCCGGAACACGTCACCCTGCCCGACGAGCTGCGGGCCGTCGTGGACGGCGCGGTGGAGGTGGTCGACGCCTCCGACGCCGTCGTCGCGGACGCCCCCGACGTGCTGCCGCTCGCCGGAGGGATGCCCCTGCTCCCGGTCGCCCCGGCCCGCGCCGCCGAGCTGGCGGAGCTGTTCCAGGTGCGACGGCTCGGCGAGACGATCGAAGCCGAGGTGGAGACCGAGGGCGAGGAACACGAGGTGCCCGAGCCGGTCCGCGCCCTCCTCGGCGACCGCACCCCGGACACCTACGTCGAGCACGAGGAACTCCACGCCGGCGGCGTCGAACTCGACTGGCGCCGTGCCCCGGACGGCACCGTGCACGCCTCCACCCTGGAAGGGGTCGCGGCCGGACTCGCCTGGGCGGCCGGCCAGTGGCCCCGCCGCTTCGAGGTCGCCGCCCTGCTGGAGGACCCGTCCCGCACCCAGGAGCTGGCCCGGGACCGCTGGTTCGACTGA
- a CDS encoding HAD-IC family P-type ATPase encodes MTQRAIDSSGGQTPDRSPSEGAAPLAYDPRGLSTAEVAERVARGEVNDVPVRSSRSLTEIVRANVLTRFNLIIGVLWVIMLAVAPIQDSLFGFVIIANTGIGIVQEWRAKKTLDGLAVIGEAKPTVRRDGTAGEISTSAIVLGDLIELGPGDKVVVDGTVGEADNLEIDESLLTGEADPVLKRAGDPVMSGSFVVAGGGAFTATKVGREAYAAQLAEEASRFTLVQSELRSGISTILKYVTWMMIPTAIGLVISQLVVKENDFKESVARSAGGIVPMIPEGLVLLTSVAFAIGVVRLGRKQCLVQELPAIEGLARVDVVCLDKTGTLTEGGMDVTEVRPLGSADEAYVSRVLGALGGSDPRPNASLLAIVDAYPDPGGWRVTDTLPFSSARKYSGAAFREDGSGDHPADSVWLLGAPDVLLPDGDPELASIEELNRQGLRVLLLSRAKGGLDGPDAAAGSRPTALVVLEQRLRPDAGETLRYFADQRVAAKVISGDNAVSVGAVAGKLGLPGAEHTLDARKMPEERDAMASAMEENTVFGRVTPQQKRNMVAALQSRGHTVAMTGDGVNDVLALKDADIGVSMGSGSEATRAVAQIVLLDNSFATLPSVVAEGRRVIGNITRVATLFLTKTVYSVLLAILVVCFQVEYPFLPRHLTLLSTLTIGVPAFFLALAPNKERAQPHFVRRVMRYAVPSGVIAGAATFLTYLLAGSHYSGAGALDAETSAATLTLFLVSMWVLAIIARPYTWWRILLVASMGAAFLIVLAVPWLQHFFALKLVGATMPWAAVAVAAAASVLLEYVWRLVGRRFGA; translated from the coding sequence ATGACGCAGCGGGCAATCGACTCCTCCGGGGGACAGACCCCCGATCGCTCCCCCTCCGAAGGGGCCGCTCCCCTCGCGTACGACCCCCGCGGGCTCTCCACCGCCGAGGTGGCGGAGCGGGTCGCGCGGGGCGAGGTCAACGACGTGCCCGTCCGCTCCTCGCGCTCGCTCACCGAGATCGTCCGCGCCAACGTCCTCACCCGGTTCAACCTGATCATCGGCGTGCTCTGGGTGATCATGCTGGCGGTCGCGCCGATCCAGGACAGTCTCTTCGGCTTCGTCATCATCGCCAACACCGGCATCGGCATCGTCCAGGAGTGGCGGGCCAAGAAGACCCTGGACGGGCTCGCCGTCATCGGCGAGGCGAAACCCACCGTGCGGCGCGACGGGACGGCCGGCGAGATCTCCACCTCCGCGATCGTGCTCGGCGACCTGATCGAGCTGGGACCGGGCGACAAGGTCGTGGTGGACGGCACGGTCGGCGAGGCAGACAACCTGGAGATCGACGAGTCCCTGCTGACCGGCGAGGCCGACCCGGTGCTCAAGCGCGCGGGCGACCCGGTGATGTCGGGCAGCTTCGTCGTCGCGGGCGGCGGGGCGTTCACCGCGACGAAGGTCGGGCGCGAGGCGTACGCCGCCCAGCTGGCGGAGGAGGCGTCCCGCTTCACCCTCGTCCAGTCCGAGCTGCGCAGCGGCATCTCCACGATCCTGAAGTACGTGACCTGGATGATGATCCCGACCGCGATCGGGCTCGTCATCAGCCAGCTGGTGGTCAAGGAGAACGACTTCAAGGAGTCGGTCGCCCGGAGCGCCGGGGGGATCGTGCCGATGATCCCGGAAGGGCTGGTGCTGCTGACCTCGGTCGCCTTCGCGATCGGGGTCGTACGCCTCGGCCGGAAACAGTGCCTCGTCCAGGAGCTGCCCGCCATCGAAGGGCTGGCCCGGGTCGACGTCGTCTGCCTCGACAAGACCGGCACCCTCACCGAAGGCGGCATGGACGTCACCGAGGTCCGCCCGCTGGGCTCGGCCGACGAGGCGTACGTCTCCCGCGTGCTGGGCGCCCTCGGCGGCTCGGACCCCCGGCCGAACGCCAGCCTCCTGGCCATCGTGGACGCCTACCCCGACCCGGGCGGCTGGCGGGTGACGGACACACTGCCGTTCTCCTCGGCCCGCAAGTACAGCGGCGCCGCTTTCCGGGAGGACGGCTCGGGTGATCACCCCGCCGACTCCGTCTGGCTGCTGGGCGCTCCCGACGTGCTGCTTCCCGACGGCGATCCCGAGCTGGCCTCGATCGAGGAGCTGAACCGGCAGGGTCTGCGCGTCCTGCTGCTCTCCCGGGCGAAGGGCGGACTCGACGGCCCGGACGCCGCCGCCGGCTCCCGGCCGACCGCGCTCGTGGTGCTGGAGCAGCGGCTGCGGCCCGACGCCGGGGAGACGCTGCGCTACTTCGCGGACCAGCGGGTCGCCGCGAAGGTGATCTCCGGGGACAACGCCGTCTCGGTGGGGGCGGTGGCCGGAAAGCTCGGTCTGCCGGGCGCCGAGCACACGCTCGACGCCCGGAAGATGCCCGAGGAGCGGGACGCGATGGCGAGCGCGATGGAGGAGAACACGGTCTTCGGCCGGGTCACCCCGCAGCAGAAGCGGAACATGGTCGCGGCCCTCCAGTCGCGCGGCCACACCGTCGCGATGACCGGCGACGGCGTCAACGACGTGCTCGCGCTGAAGGACGCCGACATCGGTGTCTCGATGGGCTCGGGATCGGAGGCGACCAGGGCGGTGGCGCAGATCGTGCTGCTCGACAACAGCTTCGCCACGCTGCCCTCGGTGGTCGCCGAGGGCCGCCGGGTGATCGGCAACATCACCCGGGTCGCCACCCTGTTCCTGACGAAGACGGTCTACTCGGTGCTGCTGGCGATCCTGGTGGTCTGCTTCCAGGTGGAGTACCCGTTCCTCCCCCGGCACCTGACGCTGCTCTCGACCCTGACGATCGGTGTCCCCGCGTTCTTCCTGGCGCTCGCCCCGAACAAGGAGCGGGCCCAGCCGCACTTCGTCCGCCGGGTGATGCGGTACGCCGTCCCGTCCGGGGTCATCGCGGGGGCGGCGACCTTCCTGACGTACTTGCTGGCCGGGAGCCACTACTCGGGGGCGGGGGCGCTCGACGCGGAGACCAGCGCGGCGACGCTGACGCTGTTCCTGGTGTCGATGTGGGTGCTGGCGATCATCGCCCGCCCGTACACCTGGTGGCGGATCCTGCTGGTCGCCTCGATGGGGGCGGCGTTCCTGATCGTGCTCGCGGTGCCGTGGCTCCAGCACTTCTTCGCGCTGAAACTGGTCGGCGCCACCATGCCGTGGGCGGCGGTGGCCGTCGCGGCTGCGGCCTCGGTGCTGCTGGAGTACGTCTGGCGCCTGGTGGGCCGCCGCTTCGGGGCGTGA
- a CDS encoding DUF2530 domain-containing protein, whose translation MEKWTPKHEAPEPLEGPVVATITGGTILWFVLFLVQLPFYGWFDDHGHLWWVWTCLAGAGLGLIGIWYVRGRDAALKRHAALRDAAAAAVTGDDGPDAPGAAG comes from the coding sequence ATGGAGAAGTGGACACCGAAGCACGAGGCGCCCGAGCCCTTGGAGGGCCCCGTCGTCGCCACCATCACGGGCGGCACGATCCTCTGGTTCGTCCTCTTCCTCGTGCAGCTCCCCTTCTACGGCTGGTTCGACGACCACGGCCACCTCTGGTGGGTGTGGACCTGCCTCGCCGGGGCCGGACTCGGCCTGATCGGCATCTGGTACGTCCGCGGACGCGACGCGGCCCTCAAGCGCCACGCCGCCCTCCGCGATGCCGCGGCCGCCGCCGTGACGGGTGACGACGGGCCGGACGCCCCGGGCGCCGCGGGCTGA
- a CDS encoding NCS2 family permease, whose translation MSRSATAEVDPSPPQNGLDRYFKISERGSTVAREIRGGFATFFAMAYIIVLNPIILGSAKDMYGHQLDSGQLVTATVLTAAFTTLLMGVIGNVPIALAAGLGVNTVVALQLAPRMSWADAMGMVVLAGIVVMLLVATGLRERVMNAVPTSLRKGISMGIGLFVLLVGLVDSGFVSRIPDIAQTTVPLQLGSGGHLHGWPVLIFVLGVLLTLGLIVRKVPGAILISIVAMTIVALIINAAVDLPAGAWGLTVPEWPGNPVASPDFGLLGDFSLFGGFSKVGVLTGILFVFTVLLSCFFDAMGTILGVGDEAKLTDTDGNFPGINKVLFVDGIAVAAGGATSSSASTCFVESTAGVGEGARTGLASVVSGLLFTVALFLTPLATMVPSQAATPALVAVGFLIVASSVRGVDWSDFTLAIPAFLAMVMMPFTYSITNGIGIGFVAFSAMRLAAGRGREVPVAMYVVSAVFVFYYAMPALGLT comes from the coding sequence ATGTCCCGCTCGGCCACCGCAGAGGTCGACCCCAGCCCGCCGCAGAACGGGCTCGACCGGTATTTCAAGATCTCCGAGCGGGGTTCCACGGTCGCCCGTGAGATCCGCGGCGGATTCGCCACGTTCTTCGCGATGGCGTACATCATCGTGCTCAACCCGATCATCCTCGGCAGCGCCAAGGACATGTACGGGCACCAGCTCGACAGCGGCCAGCTGGTCACCGCCACCGTGCTGACCGCGGCGTTCACCACGCTGCTGATGGGCGTCATCGGCAACGTGCCGATCGCGCTCGCCGCCGGTCTCGGCGTCAACACCGTCGTCGCCCTCCAGCTCGCCCCGCGCATGAGCTGGGCGGACGCGATGGGCATGGTCGTCCTCGCGGGCATCGTGGTGATGCTGCTGGTCGCCACCGGGCTCCGGGAACGCGTGATGAACGCCGTGCCCACCTCGCTCCGCAAGGGCATCTCGATGGGTATCGGACTCTTCGTCCTGCTCGTCGGACTGGTCGACTCCGGATTCGTCTCCCGCATCCCGGACATCGCCCAGACCACCGTCCCGCTCCAGCTCGGCAGCGGCGGTCACCTGCACGGCTGGCCGGTCCTGATCTTCGTGCTGGGCGTGCTGCTCACCCTCGGGCTCATCGTCCGCAAGGTGCCGGGTGCCATCCTGATCTCGATCGTCGCCATGACGATCGTCGCGCTGATCATCAACGCGGCCGTGGACCTGCCGGCCGGTGCCTGGGGCCTCACCGTCCCCGAGTGGCCGGGCAACCCGGTCGCCTCGCCGGACTTCGGGCTGCTCGGCGACTTCAGCCTCTTCGGTGGATTCTCCAAGGTCGGCGTCCTCACCGGCATCCTCTTCGTCTTCACCGTGCTGCTGTCCTGCTTCTTCGACGCGATGGGCACCATCCTCGGCGTCGGTGACGAGGCGAAGCTGACCGACACCGACGGCAACTTCCCCGGCATCAACAAGGTGCTGTTCGTCGACGGCATCGCGGTCGCCGCGGGCGGCGCGACCTCCTCCTCGGCCTCCACCTGCTTCGTGGAGTCCACCGCGGGCGTCGGCGAGGGTGCGCGTACCGGCCTCGCGAGCGTGGTCAGCGGGCTGCTCTTCACGGTGGCGCTGTTCCTGACGCCGCTGGCGACCATGGTTCCCTCGCAGGCGGCCACCCCGGCGCTGGTGGCGGTCGGGTTCCTGATCGTCGCGAGCTCGGTCCGGGGGGTCGACTGGAGCGACTTCACCCTCGCCATCCCGGCGTTCCTCGCCATGGTGATGATGCCGTTCACCTACTCCATCACCAACGGCATCGGCATCGGCTTCGTCGCGTTCAGCGCGATGCGGCTGGCGGCCGGCCGGGGCCGTGAGGTGCCGGTGGCCATGTACGTGGTGTCGGCCGTGTTCGTCTTCTACTACGCGATGCCGGCTCTCGGCCTCACGTGA
- a CDS encoding ribbon-helix-helix protein, CopG family, translating into MGSTVLSLRIDGELLDRLRQHAAKRGMSVQDYVVRTLIRDDFDERFKSAVDETEKFYGPQAEQGPVDRIT; encoded by the coding sequence ATGGGATCGACAGTACTCAGCCTGCGGATCGACGGTGAGCTGCTCGACCGGCTCCGGCAGCACGCCGCAAAACGCGGAATGAGCGTCCAGGACTATGTGGTCCGGACGCTCATTCGCGACGACTTCGACGAGCGCTTCAAGTCGGCGGTCGACGAGACGGAGAAGTTCTACGGCCCCCAGGCCGAACAGGGGCCGGTGGACCGGATCACGTGA
- a CDS encoding MarR family winged helix-turn-helix transcriptional regulator: MPDLIHDGDSAAAVSSLRSAVMLLGRRLKHQRVDESLSPTEMSVLGTLARCGSATPGELARKEHVQPPSMTRIVALLEAKGLVSLEPHPDDRRQKKVSQTERAEAMLSESRTKRNAWLAGLAEGLDEDEWEKLRVAAPVLEKLAHL; the protein is encoded by the coding sequence ATGCCTGACCTGATCCACGACGGCGACAGTGCCGCCGCCGTGAGCTCCCTCCGCTCCGCCGTGATGCTGCTCGGCCGACGCCTCAAGCACCAGCGCGTCGACGAGTCGCTGAGCCCCACCGAGATGTCGGTGCTCGGCACCCTCGCCCGCTGCGGTTCGGCCACCCCCGGTGAGCTGGCCCGCAAGGAGCACGTCCAGCCGCCGTCGATGACCCGCATCGTCGCGCTGCTGGAGGCGAAGGGACTGGTCAGTCTCGAACCGCACCCCGATGACCGTCGTCAGAAGAAGGTCAGCCAGACCGAGCGGGCCGAGGCCATGCTCAGTGAGAGCCGCACCAAGCGGAACGCCTGGCTGGCCGGACTCGCCGAGGGCCTGGACGAGGACGAGTGGGAGAAGCTCAGGGTCGCCGCACCCGTGCTCGAAAAGCTCGCCCACCTGTGA
- a CDS encoding MFS transporter — translation MSTGSGADSAPAPTSTHDSTTGGTFSSLKIRNYRLFATGAVISNTGTWMSRITQDWLVLSLTGSAAAVGITTALQFLPMLLFGLYGGVIADRFPKRKLLLVSQALLGLCGVALATLTLAGLVQVWHVYLIAFLLGMVTVVDNPARQSFVSEMVGPKQLRNAVSLNSANFQSARLIGPAIAGVLITTVGSGWAFMFNGLSFVAPLVGLLMMRTSELHQMVTVPRAKGQLREGLRYVKGRPELIWPIALVGFVGTFGFNFPIWLTAYADEIFHGGAGMYSFFNILMAVGSLIGALLAARRRSSRLRMVVAAGTLFGLLEVAASLSPTVWIFAILLVPIGMLGMTTNISANTSVQMAADPAMRGRVMSLYMMVFAGGTPVGAPIVGWISDTYGPRTGFAVGGGISLLAALTIGFMLARVGGLRLKVDLRPGRPHVRFVPREQLATAA, via the coding sequence TTGAGTACGGGATCCGGAGCAGACTCCGCCCCCGCACCGACCTCCACCCACGACAGCACGACCGGCGGGACCTTCTCGTCGCTGAAGATCCGCAACTACCGCCTGTTCGCCACGGGCGCCGTGATCTCCAACACCGGTACCTGGATGTCCCGCATCACGCAGGACTGGCTGGTCCTCAGCCTCACCGGGTCCGCGGCGGCCGTCGGCATCACCACGGCCCTCCAGTTCCTCCCGATGCTGCTCTTCGGCCTGTACGGCGGCGTGATCGCCGACCGCTTCCCGAAGCGCAAGCTCCTTCTCGTCAGCCAGGCCCTGCTCGGCCTGTGCGGCGTGGCCCTGGCCACCCTGACCCTCGCGGGCCTCGTGCAGGTCTGGCACGTCTATCTGATCGCGTTCCTGCTCGGCATGGTCACGGTCGTGGACAACCCGGCCCGCCAGTCGTTCGTGTCCGAGATGGTCGGCCCGAAGCAGCTCCGCAACGCCGTCAGCCTGAACTCCGCGAACTTCCAGTCCGCCCGGCTCATCGGCCCCGCCATCGCGGGTGTCCTGATCACCACGGTCGGCAGCGGCTGGGCCTTCATGTTCAACGGCCTGTCCTTCGTCGCGCCCCTCGTCGGCCTGCTGATGATGCGGACGAGCGAACTCCACCAGATGGTGACCGTGCCCCGCGCCAAGGGCCAGCTCCGTGAGGGCCTGCGGTACGTGAAGGGGCGCCCGGAGCTGATCTGGCCCATCGCGCTGGTCGGCTTCGTCGGCACCTTCGGATTCAACTTCCCGATCTGGCTCACCGCCTACGCCGACGAGATCTTCCACGGCGGCGCGGGCATGTACTCCTTCTTCAACATCCTGATGGCCGTCGGCTCCCTCATAGGAGCCCTGCTGGCCGCCCGGCGCCGCTCCTCCCGGCTGAGGATGGTCGTCGCCGCGGGCACCCTCTTCGGCCTGCTGGAGGTCGCGGCCTCGCTCTCGCCGACCGTCTGGATCTTCGCGATCCTGCTGGTGCCGATCGGGATGCTCGGCATGACGACCAACATCAGCGCCAACACCAGCGTCCAGATGGCCGCCGACCCTGCCATGCGCGGCCGGGTGATGAGCCTCTACATGATGGTCTTCGCCGGCGGTACGCCGGTGGGAGCCCCGATCGTCGGCTGGATCAGCGACACGTACGGCCCCCGCACCGGCTTCGCGGTCGGCGGTGGCATATCGCTGCTCGCGGCCCTGACCATCGGCTTCATGCTGGCCCGTGTCGGGGGCCTGAGGCTGAAGGTGGACCTCCGCCCGGGGCGCCCTCACGTCCGCTTCGTCCCGCGCGAACAACTGGCGACGGCGGCGTAG
- the thpR gene encoding RNA 2',3'-cyclic phosphodiesterase, with translation MSRSKDPAVTQRLFAAVLPPASAVEELRTAVAPLRGLPGARSLRWTGAEGWHFTLAFLGEVDEALLPELYGRLERAAHRSEPFPLRVHAGGRFDGRVLWAGAAGGLDALRLLAERAHAAARRAGVPMEEHRRYTPHLTLARSRTDVDLHPFTGVLEGFEGTAWEADSLSLVRSNPPVSGVPGEQPRYEVVRAWPLGR, from the coding sequence ATGAGCAGAAGCAAGGACCCCGCCGTCACCCAGCGCCTCTTCGCCGCCGTCCTGCCGCCCGCTTCCGCCGTCGAGGAGCTGCGTACCGCCGTCGCCCCACTGCGCGGGCTGCCGGGGGCGCGGAGCCTGCGGTGGACCGGGGCGGAGGGGTGGCACTTCACGCTCGCCTTCCTCGGCGAGGTGGACGAGGCGCTGCTGCCGGAGCTGTACGGGCGGCTGGAGCGCGCCGCCCACCGGAGCGAGCCGTTCCCGCTCCGGGTGCACGCCGGCGGTCGGTTCGACGGGCGGGTGCTGTGGGCCGGGGCGGCGGGCGGCCTCGACGCGCTGCGGCTGCTGGCGGAACGCGCCCACGCCGCCGCCCGCAGGGCGGGTGTCCCGATGGAGGAGCACCGCCGTTACACGCCCCACCTCACGCTCGCGCGCAGCCGCACGGACGTGGACCTGCATCCGTTCACCGGGGTGCTGGAGGGGTTCGAGGGGACGGCCTGGGAGGCGGACTCGCTGAGCCTGGTCCGCAGCAACCCGCCGGTCTCCGGCGTTCCCGGGGAGCAGCCGCGCTACGAGGTGGTGCGGGCCTGGCCGCTGGGGCGGTGA